Proteins encoded together in one Nyctibius grandis isolate bNycGra1 chromosome 1, bNycGra1.pri, whole genome shotgun sequence window:
- the ENAH gene encoding protein enabled homolog isoform X4, protein MKVYKPPVVLQGRNGPKLDRLLSQLQEQQRQKELERERLDRERMERERLERERLERERLERERLEQEQLERERQERERQERLERERQEKERQDRERLERLERERQERERQEQLEREQLEWERERRISNAAPSFDNSPYSTPLPDYSSCQPPSAPPPSYAKAVSAPMSEATPEYAVVTSAPPTSTPPTPPLRHSASRFATSLGSAFHPVLPHYATVPRPLNKSSRPPSPVNAPATLPPNTKPVAWSAPSFAPLPPSPPVMISSPPGKAAGPRPVLPVSASNPVTQTSTSPTAPNGLPENLAYPVPSPSTSGPTPPPPPPPPPLPSFPPLSLSGPQASPSPNSPNASTPSSKPSVLPSPSAATPASVENSLNSVLGDSSASEPVLQAASQPIETTTQQGVVQGPPAPPPPPPLPPGPAQSSVAAPPPPGPPPPPPLPPSGPPPPPPPPPPLPSQVPPVPLPPPAPPLPTSGFSVGFVSEENRPLTGLAAALAGAKLKKVSRGEDSSSSSGGGGGSASSKTDSGRGNGPLPLGGSGLMEEMSALLARRRRIAEKGSTEPEQKEDKTEESESSTSKVSSTSTPELTRKPWERTNTVNGSKSPVISRRESPWKNLLASENRFYDSLNRPKSTPMGQPSANGVQSEGLDYDRLKQDILDEMRKELTKLKEELIDAIRQELSKSNTA, encoded by the exons ACAGTTGCAAGAGCAACAGaggcagaaggagctggaaCGGGAGAGGCTGGATCGTGAACGAATGGAAcgggagaggctggagagagagaggctaGAAAGGGAAAGACTTGAAAGAGAGCGCCTAGAACAGGAGCAACTGGAGAGAGAACGGCAAGAAAGGGAACGGCAAGAGCGCCTAGAAAGGGAGAGACAAGAGAAGGAGAGGCAGGATCGAGAAAGACTTGAACGACTTGAACGGGAAAGGCAAGAAAGAGAACGGCAAGAACAGTTGGAAAGGGAACAATTGGagtgggaaagagagagaagaatttCAAATGCTG CTCCATCTTTCGACAACTCCCCGTATAGCACTCCACTTCCTGACTACTCCAGTTGCCAGCCTCCTTCAGCACCTCCTCCATCATATGCAAAAGCAGTCTCAGCACCAATGTCAGAGGCCACACCGGAGTACGCTGTAGTGACTTCTGCACCACCGACTTCCACTCCCCCTACACCGCCTCTAAGGCACTCTGCATCACGTTTTGCTACATCTTTAGGCTCAGCCTTCCACCCTGTTCTCCCCCATTATGCTACGGTTCCTCGTCCACTGAACAAAAGTTCTCGGCCCCCTTCTCCTGTCAATGCCCCAGCAACTTTGCCTCCAAATACAAAGCCTGTTGCCTGGTCTGCGCCCAGTTTTGCCCCccttcctccatctcctccagtAATGATAAGCAGTCCACCAGGCAAAGCTGCCGGTCCGAGACCTGTCCTCCCAGTGTCGGCTTCTAATCCAGTGACCCAAACGTCCACGTCTCCCACGGCTCCTAACGGGCTTCCTGAAAACCTGGCTTATCCGGTTCCTTCACCTTCTACCTCAGGTCCAACTCCACCTCCgccacctcctccccccccaCTGCCTTCCTTTCCACCTCTGTCACTCTCTGGACCTCAAGCTTCTCCTTCTCCCAACTCCCCGAATGCTTCGACTCCCTCATCCAAGCCTAGtgttctcccttctccctctgcagCTACCCCTGCCTCTGTTGAGAACTCTCTAAACTCTGTGCTGGGAGACTCCTCTGCTTCTGAGCCAGTCTTGCAGGCAGCCTCTCAGCCGATTGAAACTACGACCCAGCAGG GTGTTGTCCAAGGACCGCCTgcacctcctcccccaccccccctaCCCCCTGGCCCAGCTCAGTCTTCAGTAGCAGCCCCACCTCCTCCTggcccaccaccaccacctccacttCCACCTTCAGGGCCTccgccgccaccaccaccacctcctccactTCCTAGCCAAGTTCCTCCTGTTCCCcttccacctcctgctccccccctccccacctctggATTTTCAGTGGGATTCGTGTCCGAAGAAAATCGCCCTTTAACTGGACTAGCAGCTGCACTTGCTGGAGCCAAACTTAAGAAAGTCTCACGG GGTGAAGACTCCTCCAGTTcaagtggaggaggaggaggctctGCTTCATCTAAAACAGACAGTGGCCGTGGAAATGGTCCACttcccttgggaggcagtggGTTGATGGAAGAAATGAGCGCCCTGCTGGCCAGGAG GAGAAGAATTGCTGAAAAGGGATCAACAGAACCAGagcagaaagaagataaaact GAAGAATCAGAGTCTTCAACTTCTAAGGTTTCTTCAACAAGCACACCTG AGCTAACAAGAAAGCCTTGGGAAAGAACAAATACAGTGAATGGAAGCAAGTCACCTGTTATCTCCAG ACGGGAATCTCCATGGAAAAATCTGcttgcttctgaaaacaggtTCTATGATTCATTAAACAG ACCAAAATCTACACCAATGGGGCAACCCAGTGCCAATGGAGTACAGTCAGAAGGTCTAGATTATGACAGATTGAAGCAG GACATTTTAGATGAAATGAGGAAGGAGTTAACGAAATTAAAGGAAGAACTCATTGATG CTATCAGGCAGGAACTCAGCAAGTCGAATACTGCATAG